A genome region from Methanococcoides burtonii DSM 6242 includes the following:
- a CDS encoding ORC1-type DNA replication protein, producing MENKSLGGLFEDLLQSESLFKNKEVLRPSYTPDSLPHRTEQVNNLATILVSALRGDTPSNILIYGKTGTGKTAVARYVGIELERKSEDLDVPCSVLYLNCEVIDTQYRLLANLAKQFGEDIPMTGWPTDQVFSKFKEAIDSKKQVIMIILDEIDKLVKKGDDVLYNLSRINTDLKNAKLSMIGISNDLKFTDFLDPRVKSSLGEEEIIFPPYDAEQISDILGQRAAIAYKDDVLDEMVIPLCSAFAAQEHGDARRALDLLRVAGELAERDNQSYVAEENVRRAQEKIEIDRIVEVVRTLPTQSKLSLYSVMVLRDNGHRNVTTGEVYNVYRQLCISVDMDILTQRRVTDLISELDMLGILNAVVVSKGRYGRTKEIVLSVPIESTRRVLLEDYRLGMLAGFKPVITAQMHL from the coding sequence ATGGAGAATAAATCATTAGGTGGATTATTTGAAGACTTGTTACAAAGTGAATCACTTTTTAAGAACAAGGAAGTTTTGAGACCTTCTTATACACCTGACTCACTTCCTCACAGAACTGAACAGGTAAACAATCTTGCTACGATCCTTGTTTCTGCACTTAGGGGAGATACTCCATCAAATATTTTAATATACGGTAAAACTGGTACAGGTAAAACTGCTGTTGCACGTTATGTTGGTATTGAACTTGAAAGAAAAAGTGAAGATCTGGATGTTCCATGTTCTGTGCTTTATCTCAATTGTGAAGTAATTGATACACAATATAGATTATTGGCAAATCTCGCTAAACAATTTGGTGAAGATATACCAATGACTGGTTGGCCTACAGATCAAGTATTTTCAAAATTTAAAGAAGCGATCGATTCTAAAAAGCAGGTTATAATGATCATTCTGGATGAGATCGATAAACTTGTAAAAAAGGGAGATGATGTTCTTTACAATCTTTCCCGTATAAACACCGATCTTAAAAATGCAAAGCTCAGTATGATAGGTATATCAAATGACCTTAAATTTACAGATTTCCTCGATCCAAGGGTGAAAAGTTCACTTGGGGAAGAAGAGATAATTTTCCCACCATACGATGCTGAACAGATAAGTGATATCCTAGGGCAAAGAGCAGCTATTGCATACAAGGATGATGTCCTTGACGAAATGGTCATTCCTTTGTGTTCTGCTTTTGCAGCACAAGAACATGGTGATGCAAGACGTGCACTGGATCTTCTAAGAGTTGCAGGTGAGCTTGCTGAACGTGATAATCAGAGTTATGTAGCAGAAGAGAATGTCAGAAGAGCTCAGGAAAAGATAGAAATAGATCGTATTGTTGAAGTAGTCAGGACACTTCCGACACAGTCAAAACTGTCACTTTATAGTGTAATGGTCCTGAGGGATAACGGACATAGGAACGTTACTACTGGAGAGGTCTACAATGTTTATCGTCAGCTATGTATAAGTGTGGATATGGATATCCTGACACAAAGAAGGGTAACTGATCTTATATCTGAACTGGATATGCTTGGTATTCTCAATGCTGTCGTTGTCAGTAAAGGTCGTTATGGAAGAACAAAAGAAATAGTATTAAGTGTTCCTATCGAGAGCACCCGTCGTGTTCTTCTGGAAGACTACAGGTTAGGAATGCTCGCGGGATTCAAACCAGTGATAACAGCACAGATGCATCTATGA
- the twy1 gene encoding 4-demethylwyosine synthase TYW1, with the protein MSLKDKEDLMILPEITDFETLLKKQKYSLAGTHSAVKTCLWLSRSIKDQGECYKSKFYGITSHCCLQMTPTLRCNQRCLHCWRPTEVEVSLPNNWDSPVEIVGSSIKAQRKLITGFGHSAPRERWIEANEPKHVAISLSGEPTLYPYLPELVEEYESQGFSTFVVSNGTVPEMMEKIEPSQLYMSLDAPDKETYEKVCLPKSPALWDKINRSLEILGTKNNRKAIRITLIKGLNMFDTAGYGRLIEKADPDYIEVKAYMHLGYSRGRLPREAMPAHDEVLEFAKELAGHIGYSVADDVEVSRIVLLSKDGKVSDLE; encoded by the coding sequence ATGTCTTTAAAAGATAAGGAAGATCTAATGATCCTTCCTGAAATAACTGATTTTGAAACTTTGCTAAAAAAGCAAAAGTACAGTCTTGCAGGCACTCATTCGGCTGTTAAGACATGTCTTTGGCTTAGCCGTTCAATAAAAGATCAAGGCGAATGTTATAAGTCAAAGTTCTATGGCATAACCTCTCATTGTTGTTTACAAATGACTCCAACACTGAGATGCAATCAGCGTTGTTTACATTGCTGGAGGCCTACTGAGGTCGAAGTATCTCTTCCAAATAATTGGGATTCTCCAGTGGAAATCGTGGGGTCATCAATTAAGGCTCAGCGAAAACTGATCACAGGTTTTGGACATTCAGCACCAAGAGAGCGCTGGATAGAAGCCAATGAACCAAAACATGTCGCTATCTCTCTTTCAGGCGAACCTACATTGTATCCGTATCTTCCTGAACTTGTAGAAGAGTATGAAAGCCAGGGCTTTAGTACTTTTGTTGTAAGTAATGGTACTGTTCCTGAAATGATGGAAAAGATAGAGCCTTCACAGCTTTATATGAGCCTGGATGCGCCTGACAAAGAGACGTATGAAAAGGTTTGTTTACCGAAATCTCCTGCACTGTGGGATAAGATCAACAGGTCCCTTGAGATCCTTGGAACGAAAAATAACAGAAAAGCTATTCGCATAACATTGATCAAAGGTTTGAACATGTTCGATACAGCAGGTTATGGGCGACTTATCGAAAAGGCGGACCCAGATTACATTGAGGTCAAGGCGTATATGCACCTAGGTTATTCCAGAGGCCGCCTTCCGCGCGAAGCCATGCCTGCACACGATGAAGTTCTTGAGTTTGCAAAAGAACTTGCTGGTCACATTGGATACAGTGTTGCAGATGATGTAGAAGTTAGTCGTATTGTCCTTCTGTCAAAAGACGGAAAAGTTTCAGACCTTGAGTAA
- the prf1 gene encoding peptide chain release factor aRF-1 produces the protein MADQSSHQKYEFKKKLESLRGKKGRGTELISLYIPPDKQISDVVSQLRNEHSQASNIKSKLTKTNVQGAIDSIMSRLRYGTVPENGIVYFTGAVDVGANKTNMETTIVEPPQPIITYRYHCDSSFFLTPLEDMLKEAKTYGLLVLDRREATVGLLTGKQIEAFRNLTSTVPGKQRKGGQSAHRFQQLRLIAIHDFYKRIGDAASEVFLAVEQKDFEGVLIGGPSPTKEEFEAGNFFHHEIEKKVLDLFDVAYTDESGLSELVNAASERLEDLDLMVEKKLMQQFFRELVSDSGKATYGEDNVRENLIIGAVDILLISEDLRAVRETVKCTSCDYEQKTSREFKPGDSSSPTGNCPKCGSYLEITEKVDVVDQLSEICDQMGTRVEFISTDFEEGSQLLKAFGGVVAILRFNTGI, from the coding sequence ATGGCTGACCAATCTTCACATCAGAAATACGAGTTTAAAAAGAAACTGGAATCGTTAAGAGGAAAAAAAGGTCGTGGTACCGAACTTATTTCTCTGTACATACCTCCTGATAAACAGATCTCAGATGTTGTATCACAGCTTAGGAACGAACATAGCCAGGCCTCCAATATCAAATCCAAGCTTACCAAGACCAATGTGCAGGGAGCCATCGATTCTATTATGTCAAGGCTCAGGTATGGTACAGTTCCGGAAAATGGGATTGTATATTTTACTGGTGCGGTAGATGTTGGTGCGAACAAGACCAATATGGAGACCACTATTGTTGAGCCACCACAACCCATTATCACTTACAGATATCACTGCGATTCGTCTTTTTTCCTTACCCCATTGGAAGATATGCTAAAGGAAGCAAAGACCTATGGTCTGCTTGTATTGGACAGGCGTGAAGCTACGGTTGGTCTTCTCACGGGTAAACAGATAGAAGCATTCCGTAATCTTACTTCCACTGTACCCGGGAAACAGAGAAAGGGTGGTCAGAGTGCTCACAGGTTCCAGCAATTGCGACTTATTGCCATACATGATTTCTACAAACGTATCGGAGATGCTGCAAGTGAGGTCTTCCTTGCAGTAGAGCAGAAAGATTTCGAAGGAGTGCTTATAGGTGGTCCGTCACCCACAAAAGAAGAGTTCGAAGCAGGTAATTTCTTCCACCACGAGATCGAGAAGAAGGTCCTTGATCTTTTCGATGTTGCATACACCGATGAATCCGGTCTTTCCGAACTCGTGAATGCTGCGAGCGAGAGACTTGAAGACCTTGATCTCATGGTCGAGAAGAAGCTGATGCAACAGTTCTTCAGGGAATTGGTATCGGATTCCGGCAAAGCGACCTATGGTGAGGACAATGTCCGTGAGAACCTCATAATAGGTGCTGTGGATATATTATTGATATCCGAGGACCTCAGAGCTGTAAGGGAAACTGTCAAGTGTACTTCCTGTGATTATGAGCAGAAGACAAGTCGCGAATTCAAGCCCGGGGACAGCAGTTCTCCTACTGGCAACTGCCCTAAATGTGGTTCTTACCTTGAGATCACTGAAAAGGTGGATGTCGTTGATCAACTGTCTGAGATATGTGACCAAATGGGTACAAGGGTGGAGTTCATATCCACTGATTTCGAGGAAGGTTCACAACTATTGAAAGCTTTTGGCGGCGTTGTAGCGATATTGCGTTTCAACACAGGTATCTAA
- the mfnA gene encoding tyrosine decarboxylase MfnA gives MEENGKTKEEILLFLKKAKSADASYERVLSSMCTYPHEIAVLAHTQFIESNMGDPGLFPGTFNLEKQVLAMFGKMLHHKNSPEKAGYLTTGGTESNIQAIRSMHNFRHDISRPNIVMPESAHFSFDKVANLSGIEIRKASLDKLLKVDLDSVRSLIDKNTIGLVGIAGTTEFGQLDPINELSKIAIEKGIFLHIDAAFGGFVIPFMDIDYTYDFRLEGVTSMTIDPHKMALSTIPSGGLLFKEPEYFECLEIHTPYLSVNKQYSLTGTRSGAGVASTYAVMKHLGRKGYKKVVSDCMSVTKKLVDGAEKLGINTVIDPVLNIVALDVPEADLVRKKLLDEYGWHVSITRNPRALRIVIMPHIKNETIELFLKDLAKVIK, from the coding sequence ATGGAAGAAAACGGCAAAACAAAAGAAGAAATATTATTATTTCTTAAAAAAGCCAAATCTGCTGATGCAAGTTATGAGCGTGTTCTAAGTTCAATGTGTACTTATCCACATGAAATTGCAGTTTTAGCTCATACACAATTCATAGAATCAAACATGGGAGATCCAGGTCTTTTCCCTGGAACTTTTAATCTTGAAAAACAAGTTCTTGCTATGTTCGGGAAAATGCTACATCACAAAAATTCTCCTGAAAAGGCTGGTTATTTAACAACCGGAGGAACCGAATCTAACATACAGGCAATAAGGTCAATGCATAACTTTCGTCATGATATTTCAAGGCCTAATATAGTAATGCCAGAATCAGCTCATTTTTCATTCGATAAAGTTGCAAACTTATCAGGGATCGAAATTAGAAAAGCTTCTCTTGATAAATTGCTCAAAGTTGACCTCGATTCCGTACGGTCACTTATTGATAAAAACACAATTGGTCTTGTTGGTATTGCAGGTACTACAGAATTTGGTCAGCTTGATCCTATCAATGAATTATCAAAGATAGCTATTGAAAAAGGGATCTTTTTACACATTGATGCAGCTTTTGGTGGTTTTGTAATTCCTTTTATGGATATTGATTATACCTATGATTTTAGGCTTGAAGGTGTAACTTCAATGACAATAGATCCTCATAAAATGGCTTTGAGCACAATTCCTTCAGGTGGTCTTTTATTCAAAGAACCTGAATATTTTGAATGTCTTGAGATACACACACCTTATTTAAGCGTCAATAAACAGTATTCATTAACAGGAACTAGAAGCGGTGCAGGAGTGGCCTCGACTTATGCTGTCATGAAACATCTTGGAAGAAAAGGTTACAAAAAAGTTGTTTCAGACTGTATGTCCGTCACAAAAAAATTGGTTGATGGTGCAGAAAAATTGGGCATAAACACTGTTATCGATCCGGTTTTAAATATTGTTGCATTGGATGTTCCTGAAGCTGATCTTGTGAGAAAAAAATTGCTTGATGAATATGGTTGGCATGTATCTATTACACGTAATCCCCGTGCTCTTAGGATCGTTATAATGCCTCATATTAAAAATGAAACAATAGAACTATTTCTGAAAGATCTTGCAAAAGTGATCAAGTGA
- the argS gene encoding arginine--tRNA ligase, with translation MFLDFIDQVTSILNDAVSSAGFEADDMELGPSQHADLSSRIAFRLASVAKQSPKDVAEKIAGEIVIPKGSFVEKVEALGPYLNIWAGRNFIEGTVLAIREQKEAFGGNFSEGRILLEHTSANPNGPLHVGHIRNSIIGDTLGRILKRAGYDVELHYYVNDMGRQIAIVSWALGYFEFDESSKPDHAIADVYIKANAELNAHPEKVAEIDKLMQLVEKGDAATIETFDKAVDLAVSGIKETLKKMNVAHDEFPKESSFIRSGDVSRIIEEIKATGRTEIDNGALVVNLQDYGFKKTLVIQRTDGTSLYTTRDLAYHEWKGERADRIIDVFGADHKLISGQLKATLNAIGKKEPEFVIFEFVSLPEGSMSTRSGKFISADDLLDQIKTQAYEEVDKRRPDMPDDFKATVAEIVGIGAVRYDIVKVSPEKSTVFDWKEALDFEKQGGPFIQYSHARACSILQKAKDEGLWSSEEPINTTLLVEDSEVSLIKKMAMFDNMLDQCAKELRPHTFAIYARELADAFNQFYRFVSVLNAEDEQLRSSRIALVDCARMVLANTLDTLGLGAPESM, from the coding sequence TTGTTTTTAGATTTTATAGATCAGGTTACAAGTATACTGAACGACGCTGTCAGTTCAGCAGGGTTTGAAGCAGACGATATGGAGCTTGGTCCTTCACAGCACGCAGACCTGTCTTCAAGAATAGCATTCAGGTTAGCTTCTGTTGCAAAGCAGAGCCCGAAGGATGTTGCTGAGAAGATAGCAGGCGAAATTGTGATACCTAAAGGCTCTTTCGTAGAGAAAGTTGAGGCATTGGGTCCCTATTTGAATATCTGGGCAGGCCGTAATTTCATTGAGGGCACAGTTCTGGCCATAAGGGAGCAAAAAGAAGCCTTTGGAGGTAATTTCTCTGAGGGCAGGATATTGCTCGAGCACACTTCAGCCAATCCCAACGGTCCGCTGCATGTGGGTCACATAAGGAATTCCATAATCGGTGATACCCTCGGGCGTATTCTCAAACGTGCAGGATATGATGTGGAACTTCACTATTACGTTAATGATATGGGTCGCCAGATAGCGATAGTTTCCTGGGCCCTTGGTTATTTCGAGTTTGATGAGAGCTCCAAGCCTGACCATGCCATTGCAGATGTTTACATAAAAGCAAACGCAGAACTCAATGCTCATCCTGAAAAGGTCGCTGAGATTGACAAGCTCATGCAGCTTGTTGAAAAAGGGGATGCAGCTACCATCGAAACTTTCGATAAGGCGGTCGATCTCGCAGTTTCCGGCATCAAGGAAACGCTCAAGAAGATGAATGTGGCACATGACGAGTTCCCGAAAGAATCCAGTTTCATCAGGTCCGGCGATGTTTCAAGGATAATTGAAGAGATAAAGGCCACAGGTCGCACAGAGATAGACAACGGTGCACTTGTTGTGAACCTTCAGGACTATGGATTTAAAAAGACACTGGTTATACAGCGTACGGACGGCACATCCCTTTACACCACACGTGACCTTGCATACCATGAATGGAAAGGTGAACGTGCGGACAGGATCATCGATGTGTTCGGAGCAGACCACAAATTGATATCCGGTCAGCTCAAGGCTACGCTTAATGCGATAGGCAAGAAAGAGCCTGAATTCGTTATATTTGAATTCGTATCCCTTCCGGAAGGTTCAATGAGCACAAGAAGTGGTAAGTTCATCAGTGCTGATGACCTGCTGGACCAGATAAAGACACAGGCGTATGAAGAAGTGGACAAGCGTCGCCCGGATATGCCTGATGATTTCAAGGCAACGGTAGCGGAAATAGTGGGAATTGGGGCTGTCAGATATGATATTGTAAAAGTGTCACCTGAAAAATCCACAGTGTTCGACTGGAAAGAAGCCCTTGATTTTGAAAAACAGGGTGGACCATTTATTCAGTACTCACATGCACGCGCATGTAGCATTCTACAGAAAGCTAAGGATGAAGGTCTCTGGAGTTCGGAAGAACCTATCAACACTACTCTTCTTGTGGAAGATTCTGAAGTTTCTCTTATTAAGAAAATGGCAATGTTCGACAACATGCTCGATCAATGTGCAAAAGAGCTCAGACCTCACACGTTTGCTATCTATGCAAGAGAACTTGCTGATGCGTTCAACCAGTTCTACCGCTTTGTATCTGTCTTGAATGCAGAGGATGAACAATTACGTTCAAGCCGTATTGCTCTGGTGGATTGTGCAAGAATGGTTCTTGCCAATACCCTGGACACTCTTGGACTGGGTGCGCCTGAATCCATGTAA
- a CDS encoding OB-fold nucleic acid binding domain-containing protein, with amino-acid sequence MKEIKVQEIFLEAGYQISPKAVEMIALHSAPNDLISYILENVDESLFVIEAEHIDIESFEKEYPDLPKECLEEVPCSNDTPTSSVAPVSSTRSPARSSVSSTLSPTSSSATLQDERCFSDSNGQVNNINIMSDITDMSTCVGEYMEFVQYFRNRYTKLSNIIRGRVTARPIESLNKNRKHSSGVRRGGGGDYNEASIIGMVSEIRTTANGHKMLQLEDPTGSFPVLVHQAEKDLFEEASKLVLDEVIGITGSMTNDGSLLIAKKLVFPDLPNIPNRREGTWGKAIFTSDIHVGSSTFLEEEWCSFLDFLNGKTDNEQLKKISEEIRFLVVAGDLVDGIGIFPGQEHELDILDVYDQYRKAAEYFD; translated from the coding sequence ATGAAAGAGATTAAGGTTCAGGAAATCTTTTTGGAAGCAGGTTATCAGATAAGCCCTAAAGCTGTGGAAATGATCGCTTTGCATAGTGCACCAAATGACCTTATTTCCTATATACTCGAAAATGTGGATGAATCTCTTTTTGTTATTGAAGCTGAACATATTGATATAGAGAGTTTTGAAAAAGAATATCCTGATCTTCCAAAGGAATGTCTTGAGGAAGTTCCATGTTCCAATGATACTCCAACATCTTCGGTAGCTCCAGTTTCTTCAACTCGATCTCCTGCACGATCTTCAGTATCTTCAACACTTTCTCCAACATCATCTTCAGCCACTTTGCAGGATGAAAGATGTTTTAGTGATTCCAACGGACAGGTGAACAATATCAATATCATGTCTGACATTACAGATATGTCGACCTGTGTTGGTGAATATATGGAATTTGTTCAGTATTTTAGGAATCGTTACACTAAACTAAGTAATATTATACGTGGAAGGGTAACCGCCCGACCTATTGAAAGTCTTAATAAGAACCGAAAACACAGCAGTGGGGTAAGACGTGGAGGAGGTGGGGATTACAATGAGGCATCTATTATAGGTATGGTCTCTGAGATAAGGACCACTGCCAATGGTCATAAGATGCTACAGTTGGAAGATCCCACAGGTTCGTTTCCAGTGCTGGTGCATCAGGCAGAAAAGGACCTTTTCGAGGAAGCAAGCAAACTCGTTCTTGATGAGGTTATAGGTATAACCGGTTCAATGACCAATGATGGTAGTCTTCTGATCGCAAAAAAGTTGGTATTTCCAGACCTTCCCAATATTCCAAATAGGAGAGAAGGTACCTGGGGCAAAGCTATTTTTACATCAGATATCCATGTAGGCAGCTCTACTTTTCTTGAAGAAGAGTGGTGTAGCTTTCTTGATTTCCTTAACGGCAAGACCGATAATGAGCAGTTGAAAAAGATATCGGAGGAAATACGTTTTCTTGTGGTTGCAGGCGATCTTGTTGATGGTATTGGTATATTTCCGGGACAGGAACATGAGCTTGATATACTTGATGTTTATGATCAGTATAGAAAAGCTGCTGAGTACTTCGATTAG
- a CDS encoding DUF1294 domain-containing protein codes for MELYLYILLYLFLVNIYSFWLMYSDKKKAIKNKYRIPEKTLFTWALLGGSIGSIMGMQKFRHKTRHQTFRVGMPLIFIVEGYLFFEYILPVLL; via the coding sequence ATGGAATTATATTTGTACATTCTCCTGTATCTTTTTCTAGTCAATATCTATTCTTTCTGGCTGATGTACTCTGACAAAAAAAAAGCTATTAAAAACAAATACAGGATACCGGAAAAGACCCTTTTCACCTGGGCATTGCTGGGCGGAAGCATAGGTTCCATAATGGGAATGCAGAAGTTCAGGCACAAGACCAGACATCAGACATTCAGGGTCGGGATGCCACTGATATTTATCGTGGAAGGCTATCTCTTCTTTGAATATATTCTGCCTGTACTGCTTTGA
- a CDS encoding metallophosphoesterase family protein yields MIISPGNHDAVRQAEPQPRFPERITSLFSDRITFVGNPALVDLDGVKVLMYHGRSIDDLVASVPGVSYQEPEKAMAEMVKRRHLSPIYGSRVSIAPEKQDHFVIDPVPDILHCGHVHTIGVGNYKSVLLINSGTWQSQTEFQKRVNLMPTPAKVPVVDLSTLRTTLLQF; encoded by the coding sequence ATAATTATTTCTCCCGGTAACCACGATGCAGTCAGGCAAGCAGAACCCCAGCCACGTTTTCCGGAACGTATCACTTCCCTTTTCTCTGATAGGATAACGTTTGTGGGAAATCCTGCACTTGTAGATCTTGATGGTGTTAAGGTGCTTATGTATCATGGACGCTCGATAGATGATCTGGTAGCATCTGTTCCGGGAGTTTCATACCAAGAACCTGAAAAAGCTATGGCGGAAATGGTAAAACGAAGACATCTTTCACCAATATATGGAAGCAGGGTTTCCATTGCACCGGAAAAACAGGATCATTTCGTCATTGACCCGGTGCCCGATATACTGCATTGTGGTCATGTACATACTATTGGTGTTGGAAACTACAAGAGTGTCCTTCTTATAAATTCAGGTACATGGCAGTCTCAGACAGAGTTCCAGAAAAGGGTCAATTTAATGCCTACCCCTGCAAAGGTTCCGGTGGTGGACCTATCTACTCTCAGGACGACACTCCTTCAGTTTTAA
- a CDS encoding signal peptidase I, with protein MTLQESFHTFRTSENFWISLTRDLVSVLLAVMAFAVISQIVFGMWTPMVAVESGSMEPHMQIGDIIFIKSIDRAQIITNNDTSTEHIKFKMQGDVILYRPHGQEGVTPIIHRAMYYVEEGETMWFNGPVAPHSGYVTKGDNIRTNIYFDQQGQISQYEPIKEEWIIGTAQFRIPYVGYLRLLIS; from the coding sequence ATGACCTTACAAGAATCATTTCACACATTCAGAACAAGTGAGAATTTCTGGATATCTCTTACAAGAGATCTCGTATCCGTGCTTTTGGCCGTAATGGCCTTTGCAGTGATATCACAGATAGTTTTTGGAATGTGGACACCCATGGTTGCGGTTGAATCCGGCAGCATGGAACCACATATGCAAATAGGTGACATTATTTTCATAAAAAGTATTGATCGGGCACAAATAATAACCAATAATGATACTTCTACAGAGCATATTAAATTTAAAATGCAAGGTGATGTCATTCTATACCGTCCTCATGGACAGGAAGGAGTGACACCGATCATACACCGGGCTATGTATTATGTAGAAGAAGGAGAAACTATGTGGTTTAACGGTCCTGTTGCTCCTCATAGCGGTTATGTAACAAAGGGCGACAATATAAGAACGAACATTTATTTTGACCAGCAAGGCCAGATAAGCCAATATGAACCTATTAAGGAAGAGTGGATAATAGGAACAGCACAGTTTAGAATACCATATGTAGGTTATCTGAGACTGCTCATATCCTAA